The following coding sequences are from one Formosa haliotis window:
- a CDS encoding glycoside hydrolase family 127 protein, whose amino-acid sequence MQHTYLKSLWLGLGLFCAVHTTAQESVALFPLNQVTVTSGVFKDAALTDFNYIQDLNPDRLLNPFLREAGLEPKAESYTNWENTGLDGHTLGHYLSALSMYYASTKNTKANALIIYVLAELQKVQQANGNGYIGGIPESNALWSEIKQGHINAGSFSLNDKWVPLYNIHKTFAGLKDAWVFAEKPEAKTMLIALIDWFIEVTKNLSESQIQDMLRSEHGGLNEVFADVYQISGEKKYLDLAKRFSEHALLNPLAKNQDILTGMHANTQIPKFIGFERISQLDHDQKYHQSALNFFNNVVNQRSLSIGGNSVREHFNPIDDFSEVLSGEQGPETCNTYNMLKLSKMLFEDTANSGYIDFYERGLYNHILSSQNPKGGFVYFTPMRPGHYRVYSQPETSFWCCVGSGMENHTKYNELIYANHKDALYVNLFIPSQVSWNEKGATLTQNTDFPEVPSTELVWSSKKNVQATLMLRYPEWVNAGMLKLYLNGKPQNIAGTPGTYIPIRRVWKNGDIIKMEVPMHLSVEDIPDQSGYVSVKYGPIVLAAVTGDANQDGLFADDSRGGHVASGPFLPLTEAPMFVSEKNENILTKIKAVSGKPLEFSAEDLIQPSAYKHLILQPFYKIHEKRYAIYFKKETPKGLEKMQQTLAEKQKAEAYLRAITVDFIAPGEQQPESDHGIESNQSHTGVNQNRHWRDATGWFSYQLKNKDKAAKALRVTYFGKDANRNFKILINGKQIANPKLKGDKGDVFFYVDYEIPADLAKSNDILKLRFEAELGSVTAGIYGVRLINVAVD is encoded by the coding sequence ATGCAGCATACTTATTTAAAATCTTTATGGCTAGGTTTAGGATTGTTTTGTGCAGTTCACACGACGGCTCAAGAATCAGTAGCACTGTTTCCTTTAAATCAGGTTACGGTAACTTCTGGGGTTTTTAAAGATGCTGCTTTAACGGATTTCAATTACATTCAAGATTTAAATCCAGACCGATTACTTAATCCGTTTTTACGAGAAGCGGGGTTAGAACCTAAAGCTGAATCTTATACCAATTGGGAAAATACAGGGTTAGACGGTCACACTTTAGGGCATTATTTGTCGGCTTTGTCCATGTATTATGCGTCTACAAAAAACACAAAAGCCAATGCATTAATTATTTATGTCTTGGCTGAATTACAAAAAGTACAGCAGGCTAATGGAAATGGTTATATTGGTGGAATCCCTGAAAGTAATGCGCTTTGGTCCGAAATTAAGCAAGGGCATATTAACGCTGGTAGTTTTAGTTTAAATGATAAGTGGGTGCCACTTTATAATATTCATAAAACATTTGCTGGTTTAAAAGATGCTTGGGTATTTGCCGAAAAACCTGAAGCTAAAACCATGTTAATCGCTTTAATAGATTGGTTTATAGAGGTTACAAAAAACCTTTCAGAATCACAAATCCAAGATATGTTGCGTTCGGAACACGGTGGTTTAAATGAAGTGTTTGCCGATGTATATCAGATTTCAGGAGAAAAGAAATATCTAGATTTGGCTAAACGTTTTTCCGAACATGCGCTATTGAATCCATTAGCTAAAAATCAAGATATTTTAACAGGCATGCATGCGAATACACAAATTCCGAAGTTTATCGGTTTCGAGCGTATTTCGCAACTAGATCACGACCAAAAGTACCATCAATCGGCTTTAAACTTCTTTAATAATGTTGTAAACCAACGTTCTTTAAGTATTGGAGGCAACAGTGTGCGAGAACATTTTAATCCTATTGATGATTTTAGTGAAGTTTTAAGTGGCGAACAGGGGCCAGAAACCTGTAACACTTACAATATGCTCAAATTAAGTAAAATGCTTTTTGAGGATACAGCTAATTCAGGGTACATCGATTTTTACGAACGCGGACTCTATAATCATATTTTATCATCACAAAATCCTAAAGGGGGCTTTGTCTATTTTACACCCATGCGACCGGGGCATTACCGTGTGTACTCGCAACCAGAAACTAGTTTTTGGTGCTGTGTAGGCTCGGGCATGGAGAATCATACCAAGTATAACGAATTAATTTACGCAAATCATAAGGATGCTTTGTATGTAAATTTATTTATACCTTCTCAGGTTTCTTGGAATGAAAAAGGTGCAACCCTAACACAAAATACAGACTTTCCAGAAGTGCCTTCAACCGAATTAGTTTGGTCGAGTAAAAAGAATGTTCAAGCGACACTCATGTTACGCTATCCGGAGTGGGTAAACGCAGGAATGCTAAAGTTGTATTTAAATGGTAAACCTCAAAATATAGCTGGAACTCCTGGAACTTATATTCCTATTCGAAGAGTTTGGAAAAACGGCGATATCATTAAAATGGAAGTGCCTATGCATTTAAGTGTTGAAGACATTCCAGATCAATCGGGTTATGTCTCTGTTAAATATGGCCCCATTGTTTTAGCAGCTGTTACAGGTGATGCCAATCAAGACGGACTATTTGCAGATGATAGTCGAGGCGGGCATGTGGCTTCAGGACCATTTTTACCTTTAACGGAAGCACCGATGTTTGTATCTGAAAAGAATGAAAATATCTTAACTAAAATTAAAGCAGTTTCAGGAAAACCATTAGAATTTTCAGCTGAAGATTTAATACAGCCTTCGGCATATAAGCATTTAATATTGCAGCCTTTTTATAAAATTCACGAAAAGCGTTATGCCATATATTTCAAAAAAGAAACCCCAAAAGGGCTTGAGAAAATGCAACAAACATTGGCAGAAAAGCAAAAGGCTGAAGCCTATTTAAGAGCCATAACGGTAGATTTTATTGCGCCTGGAGAACAACAACCAGAATCCGATCACGGCATTGAATCTAATCAGTCTCATACAGGAGTAAATCAAAACAGACATTGGCGTGATGCGACCGGTTGGTTTAGTTATCAGTTGAAAAATAAAGATAAGGCTGCTAAAGCTTTACGTGTTACTTATTTTGGTAAAGATGCCAATCGAAATTTTAAAATTTTAATCAATGGAAAACAAATTGCTAATCCCAAACTAAAAGGGGATAAAGGCGATGTGTTTTTTTATGTTGATTATGAAATTCCAGCAGATTTAGCGAAGTCAAACGACATTTTAAAATTGCGTTTTGAAGCAGAATTAGGCTCGGTAACCGCAGGTATTTATGGTGTGCGATTAATAAACGTAGCTGTAGATTAA
- a CDS encoding arabinan endo-1,5-alpha-L-arabinosidase gives MKLNKKFFVLAAFCSFLVACAQDKPITHDPVVAKQGDTYYLFCTGPGITSFTSKDLKTWTQEAPVFAESPKWAKAVAPGFNGHIWAPDITFHNGRYYLYYSISAFGKNTSAIGLVTNSTLNPKDKNYKWEDQGIVIQSVPGRDLWNAIDPNLIFDEAGTPWLAFGSFWNGLKMVKLASNLKDLAQPEAWHTIARRDRDKTLEDSEPGNAALEGPFIFKKDAYYYQFLSWDYCCRGEESTYKLVVGRSKTVTGPYVDKDGKALNEGGGSLVIEGNKNWYGVGHNSVFTFDGKDYTFMHGYDASDKALPKLIVKEITWVDGWPTVKPMD, from the coding sequence ATGAAATTAAATAAAAAATTCTTTGTACTAGCTGCGTTTTGTAGCTTTCTAGTGGCTTGTGCTCAAGATAAACCCATTACCCACGATCCCGTGGTAGCCAAACAAGGCGATACTTATTATCTGTTTTGTACAGGACCTGGGATTACAAGTTTTACGTCTAAAGATTTAAAAACCTGGACCCAAGAAGCACCTGTTTTTGCTGAAAGTCCGAAATGGGCTAAGGCCGTAGCTCCAGGGTTTAATGGCCATATTTGGGCGCCAGATATTACGTTTCATAACGGCAGGTATTATTTGTACTATTCCATTTCAGCCTTTGGTAAAAATACGTCTGCAATAGGCTTAGTTACCAATTCAACATTAAACCCAAAAGACAAAAATTATAAATGGGAAGATCAAGGTATTGTTATTCAATCTGTACCTGGTAGAGACTTATGGAACGCCATCGATCCGAATCTCATTTTCGACGAAGCGGGTACGCCATGGTTAGCCTTTGGTTCGTTTTGGAATGGATTAAAAATGGTAAAGCTGGCAAGCAATTTAAAAGACTTGGCTCAACCTGAGGCATGGCATACTATTGCAAGACGTGACAGGGATAAGACATTAGAAGATTCAGAACCAGGAAATGCAGCTTTAGAAGGGCCTTTCATTTTTAAAAAGGACGCATATTATTATCAGTTTTTATCTTGGGACTACTGCTGTCGTGGAGAGGAAAGTACTTATAAATTAGTTGTTGGTCGCTCTAAAACAGTAACAGGACCTTATGTTGATAAAGACGGAAAAGCCCTAAACGAAGGTGGCGGATCTTTAGTTATTGAAGGCAACAAAAACTGGTATGGCGTAGGGCATAATAGCGTGTTTACTTTTGATGGTAAAGATTATACGTTTATGCATGGTTACGATGCTAGCGATAAAGCTTTACCAAAATTAATTGTAAAAGAAATTACGTGGGTAGACGGATGGCCAACCGTAAAACCTATGGATTAA
- a CDS encoding glycoside hydrolase family 43 protein yields the protein MNRLFKVSIFFNLFCCAILNAQVNVVENNPIIKDKFTADPAALVHDNTVYLYAGHDEAPHDFHFYKMNEWLVYSSKDMKTWQEHPVPLKPTDFKWSKGEAWAAQVIERNGKFYWYVTVEHNDAHPGKAIGVAVSDTPIGPFKDALGKAIVTNDMTTKYTDIRWDDIDPTVYVDDNGQAYLYWGNTVCYYAKLKENMIELDGPIRTVDLPNFTEAPWIHKKGDWYYLSYAYQFPEKIAYAMSKSITGPWEFKGILNELAGNSNTNHQSIIEFKGQDYFIYHTGGIQPNGGSFRRSVCIDRLYYNEDGTMKRVIMTSEGIQN from the coding sequence TGCAATACTAAATGCACAGGTTAATGTTGTAGAAAATAATCCTATAATTAAAGATAAGTTTACTGCAGATCCTGCAGCATTGGTGCACGATAATACGGTGTACCTGTATGCAGGACATGATGAGGCTCCTCACGACTTTCATTTTTATAAAATGAATGAATGGTTGGTATATTCTTCAAAAGATATGAAAACATGGCAAGAGCATCCTGTGCCCTTAAAGCCAACAGATTTTAAATGGTCTAAAGGAGAAGCATGGGCAGCTCAAGTTATTGAACGCAATGGGAAATTTTATTGGTATGTTACTGTCGAGCATAATGATGCTCACCCGGGAAAAGCTATTGGTGTAGCTGTTTCTGACACGCCAATTGGACCTTTTAAAGATGCTTTAGGGAAAGCTATTGTTACTAACGATATGACTACCAAATATACAGATATTAGATGGGATGATATTGACCCTACAGTTTATGTTGACGATAACGGTCAAGCATATCTATATTGGGGAAACACGGTTTGTTATTATGCTAAATTGAAGGAGAATATGATTGAACTTGACGGGCCAATAAGGACCGTTGATTTACCAAATTTCACAGAAGCCCCTTGGATTCATAAAAAAGGAGATTGGTATTATTTGTCGTATGCATATCAATTTCCAGAGAAAATAGCCTACGCGATGAGTAAGTCTATTACAGGACCTTGGGAATTTAAGGGTATATTAAATGAATTAGCGGGAAACTCAAATACAAACCATCAATCCATTATAGAGTTTAAAGGGCAAGATTATTTCATTTATCATACGGGAGGTATTCAACCAAATGGCGGAAGTTTTAGACGTTCGGTTTGTATTGATAGGTTATACTATAATGAAGACGGAACCATGAAACGTGTTATAATGACTTCCGAAGGTATTCAAAATTAA